A single genomic interval of Sinorhizobium garamanticum harbors:
- a CDS encoding ABC transporter permease, which produces MSIAETMIPPQAPPPAPPRPYTLSRFMGSVMLGVWLALAVGIFLTVVNGWDPEKFSRYGPSFVSGLGVTLMLVISSIVMGAILSLPVAMGRMSKNKIWSWLSYAYVYFFRGTPLITQLFLVYYGLGSFRPQLEAIGIWWFFRDAWNCALFTFTLNTAAYQAEILRGAIQSVPRGQHEGAAALGLPQRVAFFKIILPQAMIVALRPYGNEIILMIKGSAIVAIVTVLDLMGETRRAFSRTFDYQMYVWAAVLYLLMVELLRNVWALLEARLTRHLKR; this is translated from the coding sequence ATGAGCATTGCCGAAACCATGATCCCGCCTCAGGCGCCGCCACCGGCCCCGCCGAGGCCCTACACTCTGTCGCGCTTCATGGGCAGCGTCATGCTCGGCGTCTGGCTCGCGCTTGCCGTCGGCATCTTCCTCACCGTCGTCAACGGCTGGGATCCCGAGAAATTCTCGAGATACGGGCCGAGTTTCGTATCAGGCCTCGGCGTTACGCTGATGCTCGTGATCTCTTCGATCGTCATGGGCGCCATTCTGTCGCTGCCCGTGGCGATGGGGCGGATGTCGAAGAACAAGATCTGGTCCTGGCTCTCCTATGCCTATGTCTATTTCTTCCGCGGCACGCCGCTGATCACCCAGCTCTTCCTCGTCTACTACGGCCTCGGCAGCTTCCGCCCGCAGCTCGAAGCGATTGGCATCTGGTGGTTCTTCCGCGACGCCTGGAACTGCGCGCTTTTTACGTTCACGCTGAACACCGCCGCCTACCAGGCCGAAATCCTGCGCGGCGCCATCCAGAGCGTGCCGCGCGGCCAGCACGAAGGGGCCGCGGCACTCGGGCTGCCGCAGCGCGTCGCATTCTTCAAGATCATCCTGCCCCAGGCGATGATCGTCGCGCTCCGCCCCTATGGCAACGAGATCATCCTGATGATCAAGGGCTCGGCGATTGTCGCGATCGTCACCGTCCTGGACCTGATGGGCGAGACGCGCCGCGCCTTCTCCCGCACCTTCGACTACCAGATGTATGTCTGGGCCGCTGTTCTCTACCTCCTGATGGTCGAACTGCTGCGCAACGTCTGGGCCTTGCTGGAGGCGCGGTTGACGCGGCATCTGAAGCGGTAG
- a CDS encoding usg protein has protein sequence MTSEMELQLKGYGLTTAQILYRMPDHPTFLQTYIWQHYDIAPDFPEMRHFLKFWQEKLDGPLHSVRYVHRKLISASEWRSLNGEFILH, from the coding sequence ATGACGAGCGAGATGGAGCTGCAGCTCAAGGGGTACGGCCTGACGACGGCCCAGATTCTCTACCGGATGCCCGACCACCCGACCTTCCTCCAGACTTATATTTGGCAGCACTACGACATCGCGCCGGACTTTCCGGAGATGCGCCACTTCCTGAAGTTCTGGCAGGAGAAATTGGACGGACCGCTGCATTCGGTACGTTATGTGCATCGCAAGCTGATATCGGCCAGCGAATGGCGGTCGCTCAATGGAGAATTCATCCTTCATTGA
- a CDS encoding OmpA family protein — protein sequence MSIRSRLFATVALPVFAAAFAVQPALAESLMAPFEVAQEGAEQPSPEDLLLLKKRRKQAEESQGQAEEQQPQAEEQPAPRRKKRQQQAEEQQPAAEERAPQQAEEQPAPRRKKRQQQAEEQQPAEEAAPQQAEEQPAPRRKKRQQQAEEQQPAAEEAAPKQAEEQPAPRRKKRQQQAEEQQPTTEEGAPQQAEEQPAPRRKKRQQQAEEQQPAAEEGAPQQAEEQPAPRKKRQQQAEEQQPTTEEGAPQQAEEQPAPARKKRQQQAEEQRQGEEPTPGVAPPATAEQETGEQPQAQPAPEVVDERTEEEKVKIAKDPSATDDTVVLPVENGAAILDSDKDADNIGGNRAREARRKQREELRAKEESVAPPTDDAAAQAEISTEVREQLPQRIEANLKEEGQRIEEAPAFAVPETTNIVNNTIVNNTVINNTTVNTNEVTEVQVVEEVEDRVILGVGDRIFVRGDDRPRLRRDSQETFYDQLPRDRVRETIVRPDGYRIVTIYNRYGDIVQRSRIDSDGNEYLMIYAPEYAEDRDRPAIVDVGYELPPMRLTIPVEDYIVDYADDPDRDYYEFLSEPPVERVERVYTIDEVRNSARLRDKVRRIDLDTIHFETGSAEVSMSQAKTLRGVADAMSKVLEKDPGETFFIEGHTDAVGSDRSNLVLSDQRAESVAVLLSEVYGVPAENLVTQGYGERFLKVRTQGDEQENRRVTIRRVTPLVRPVAQR from the coding sequence ATGTCGATTCGATCCAGACTTTTCGCAACGGTAGCCTTGCCGGTATTCGCCGCGGCCTTTGCCGTGCAGCCGGCGCTTGCCGAGAGCCTGATGGCGCCGTTCGAAGTTGCTCAGGAAGGCGCTGAGCAGCCGTCGCCCGAGGATCTGCTGTTGCTCAAGAAACGCAGAAAGCAAGCCGAGGAATCCCAGGGGCAGGCTGAAGAGCAGCAACCGCAGGCCGAGGAACAGCCGGCTCCGAGGCGCAAGAAACGCCAGCAGCAGGCTGAAGAACAGCAGCCGGCCGCCGAGGAGCGCGCTCCGCAGCAGGCCGAGGAACAGCCGGCTCCAAGGCGTAAGAAGCGCCAGCAGCAGGCTGAAGAGCAGCAGCCCGCCGAGGAGGCCGCTCCGCAGCAGGCCGAGGAACAGCCGGCTCCGAGGCGCAAGAAGCGCCAGCAGCAGGCTGAAGAACAGCAGCCGGCCGCCGAGGAAGCCGCTCCGAAGCAGGCCGAGGAACAGCCAGCTCCAAGGCGCAAGAAGCGCCAGCAGCAGGCTGAGGAACAGCAGCCCACCACTGAGGAGGGCGCTCCGCAGCAGGCCGAGGAACAGCCAGCTCCAAGGCGCAAGAAGCGCCAGCAGCAGGCTGAGGAACAGCAGCCCGCCGCCGAGGAGGGTGCTCCGCAGCAAGCCGAGGAGCAGCCGGCTCCGCGCAAGAAGCGTCAGCAGCAGGCTGAGGAACAGCAGCCCACCACTGAGGAGGGCGCTCCGCAGCAGGCCGAAGAACAGCCGGCTCCAGCGCGCAAGAAGCGCCAGCAGCAAGCTGAAGAACAGCGCCAGGGCGAGGAGCCCACTCCTGGAGTGGCGCCACCCGCGACGGCAGAGCAGGAGACGGGCGAACAGCCGCAGGCCCAGCCTGCTCCTGAAGTGGTCGATGAACGCACGGAAGAAGAGAAGGTCAAGATCGCCAAGGACCCGTCGGCAACAGACGACACGGTCGTGCTTCCGGTCGAAAACGGTGCAGCCATTCTCGACAGTGACAAGGATGCCGACAATATCGGCGGCAACCGTGCGCGCGAGGCGCGGCGCAAGCAGCGCGAGGAATTGCGCGCCAAGGAAGAAAGTGTAGCGCCGCCGACAGACGATGCTGCAGCCCAGGCGGAAATATCGACCGAGGTCCGGGAACAACTTCCGCAGAGGATCGAGGCCAATCTGAAGGAGGAGGGACAGCGCATCGAAGAAGCGCCGGCCTTCGCCGTGCCTGAGACGACCAACATCGTCAATAACACGATCGTCAATAACACGGTGATCAACAACACGACCGTCAACACAAACGAAGTCACCGAGGTGCAGGTGGTCGAAGAAGTGGAAGACCGCGTGATCCTCGGCGTCGGCGATCGCATTTTCGTCCGGGGCGACGACAGGCCGCGTCTGCGGCGCGATTCGCAGGAAACCTTCTACGACCAGCTGCCGCGTGACCGCGTTCGCGAGACGATCGTTCGCCCCGATGGTTATCGAATCGTCACGATCTATAACCGCTACGGCGACATCGTGCAGCGCTCGCGCATTGACAGCGACGGTAACGAATATCTCATGATCTACGCGCCCGAGTACGCCGAGGATCGGGACCGTCCAGCGATCGTCGACGTCGGTTACGAACTGCCGCCGATGCGCCTGACGATACCGGTCGAGGATTATATCGTCGACTACGCCGATGATCCGGATCGGGACTACTACGAGTTCTTGTCCGAGCCGCCGGTCGAGCGAGTCGAGCGCGTCTACACGATCGATGAGGTGCGCAACTCCGCCCGCCTTCGCGACAAGGTTCGCCGCATCGACCTCGACACGATCCACTTCGAGACGGGCAGCGCCGAGGTGTCGATGTCGCAGGCCAAGACGCTGCGCGGCGTCGCGGACGCGATGTCGAAGGTCCTTGAGAAGGATCCGGGTGAAACCTTCTTCATCGAGGGCCACACGGATGCCGTCGGCTCCGACCGGTCGAACCTGGTTCTCTCCGACCAGCGTGCAGAGTCGGTCGCAGTGCTCCTCAGCGAAGTCTATGGGGTCCCGGCAGAAAACCTCGTGACCCAAGGCTACGGCGAGCGCTTCCTGAAGGTGCGGACGCAAGGAGATGAGCAGGAGAACCGCCGCGTGACCATACGCCGCGTGACCCCGCTCGTGCGGCCGGTCGCCCAGCGGTAA
- a CDS encoding ABC transporter permease, with the protein MSGLFAALFSVFAWIGSIIDPLCGPVGVFRWFGSGTLLACGDAGWGDEIAYGFLVTASLAIATLPIGLVAGFFIALAKQSNERSLRLAANIYTTIFRGLPELLTLFIVYYGLQILVQQFLAGVGYEGPVEINAFVAGMIALGVVFSAYCSEVLLSAFKAIPHGQYEAGDALGFHRGKTMRLIILPQLVRIALPGLGNLWMALLKDTALVSVVGLPDILRQTGIAARVTKHAFEFFGVACVLFLILAMISSLVFSALERWTKRAEMSR; encoded by the coding sequence ATGAGCGGACTGTTCGCCGCCCTTTTCTCCGTTTTCGCCTGGATCGGGTCGATCATCGATCCGCTCTGCGGTCCGGTCGGAGTGTTTCGTTGGTTCGGCTCAGGCACGCTTCTGGCGTGTGGCGATGCCGGATGGGGCGACGAGATCGCCTACGGGTTCCTGGTGACGGCGAGCCTCGCGATTGCCACCCTGCCCATCGGACTCGTGGCCGGCTTTTTCATCGCGCTCGCCAAGCAATCGAACGAAAGGTCGCTCCGGCTTGCGGCTAATATCTATACGACGATCTTTCGCGGCCTGCCCGAGCTCTTGACGCTCTTCATCGTCTACTACGGCCTGCAGATCCTGGTGCAGCAGTTCCTCGCCGGAGTCGGCTACGAAGGCCCGGTGGAGATCAACGCCTTCGTTGCAGGCATGATTGCGCTCGGGGTCGTCTTCTCCGCCTATTGCTCGGAAGTACTGCTCTCGGCCTTCAAGGCGATTCCGCACGGACAGTATGAGGCCGGCGACGCGCTCGGCTTCCATCGCGGCAAAACGATGCGATTGATCATCCTGCCACAGCTCGTTCGCATCGCGCTTCCGGGCCTCGGGAACCTCTGGATGGCACTCCTCAAGGACACCGCCCTCGTCTCGGTCGTCGGCCTGCCTGACATTCTCCGCCAGACGGGTATCGCCGCTCGAGTCACCAAACACGCGTTCGAGTTCTTCGGTGTCGCCTGCGTTCTCTTCCTGATCCTGGCGATGATTTCATCCCTTGTCTTCTCGGCGCTTGAGCGCTGGACCAAACGCGCGGAGATGAGCCGATGA
- a CDS encoding DUF2270 domain-containing protein, whose amino-acid sequence MSAELSPLTLDTETELAERQGPPLPQTSQETINTIVHYYRGEMGRMAGWRDRIDRTSNWAITVVAAMLSVSLSTPSSHHGVLLFAMLLITLLLLIEARRYRFFDVYRARVRQLERGYFAQILSPEGTPSQKWSVSIARSLRKPAFLMSYREAVCRRLQRNYCWMYLIVLLAWALKISSPKISTNGEPFGHVRSWADLTEHAALGPVPGWAVMIGVALFYVLVLYASLHKEAHEGELAHGEVHV is encoded by the coding sequence ATGTCCGCTGAACTGAGCCCGCTGACATTGGACACGGAAACGGAATTGGCGGAGCGACAGGGGCCGCCGCTGCCGCAGACGTCGCAGGAGACGATCAACACGATCGTCCACTATTATCGCGGCGAAATGGGGCGAATGGCCGGATGGCGGGACCGCATCGACCGCACGTCGAACTGGGCGATCACCGTTGTTGCGGCGATGCTTTCCGTATCACTCTCGACGCCGTCCTCGCATCATGGCGTTCTGCTGTTCGCGATGCTCTTGATCACCTTGCTGCTGCTGATCGAGGCAAGGCGTTATCGATTCTTCGACGTCTACCGCGCACGCGTGCGCCAACTCGAGCGTGGTTATTTCGCTCAGATTCTTTCGCCGGAGGGGACGCCAAGCCAAAAATGGTCCGTATCGATCGCAAGGAGCCTGCGGAAGCCGGCCTTCCTGATGAGCTACCGCGAGGCCGTCTGTCGGAGACTTCAGCGCAACTATTGCTGGATGTATCTGATCGTGCTTCTGGCCTGGGCACTGAAAATCTCGTCACCGAAGATTTCCACCAATGGCGAACCCTTCGGCCACGTTCGTTCCTGGGCCGACCTAACTGAACATGCCGCGCTTGGGCCTGTGCCGGGCTGGGCGGTGATGATCGGCGTCGCGCTCTTCTACGTTCTTGTCCTTTACGCGTCGCTGCACAAGGAAGCGCACGAGGGCGAACTCGCCCACGGTGAGGTGCACGTTTGA
- a CDS encoding uracil-DNA glycosylase family protein: MTDSGAPHLEELRASITACRICRDSPARGEEHALPHEPRPVAVISDSARILIAGQAPGLRVHESGLPFNDASGDRLRQWLAVDRPTFYDAKKFAIVPMGFCFPGYDRHGSDLPPRRECAPLWRQRVMDAMPQIELVLAIGHYAQRWHLGPDCPASMTETVQNWQRYVMRNTRPAVLPLPHPSWRNTAWLRKNPWFETDMLPYLRARVARLIS; encoded by the coding sequence ATGACGGATAGTGGCGCGCCTCATCTCGAAGAATTGCGCGCATCCATTACCGCATGCCGCATCTGTCGCGACAGTCCGGCGCGCGGCGAGGAACATGCGTTGCCGCACGAGCCGCGGCCCGTGGCGGTTATTTCGGATTCGGCGCGGATATTGATCGCGGGCCAGGCGCCCGGTCTGCGCGTGCATGAGAGCGGACTGCCCTTCAACGATGCTTCGGGCGATCGGCTGCGCCAGTGGCTCGCCGTCGACCGACCGACATTTTATGACGCGAAGAAGTTCGCGATCGTCCCCATGGGGTTCTGCTTCCCGGGCTACGACCGACACGGCAGCGACCTCCCGCCGCGGCGCGAGTGCGCGCCGCTCTGGCGGCAGAGGGTGATGGACGCCATGCCCCAGATCGAGCTCGTGCTCGCGATCGGCCACTACGCACAGCGCTGGCATCTCGGGCCCGATTGTCCGGCTTCGATGACGGAAACCGTGCAGAACTGGCAGCGATACGTCATGCGCAACACCCGCCCTGCCGTCTTGCCGCTGCCGCATCCAAGCTGGCGCAACACCGCCTGGCTAAGGAAGAATCCCTGGTTTGAAACGGACATGCTGCCGTATCTGCGTGCCCGGGTCGCTCGCTTGATTTCGTGA
- the mobA gene encoding molybdenum cofactor guanylyltransferase MobA, which yields MATKAPEAPPKRPPAVILAGGRSSRMGRPKAGLVLHGRTILDHIVERLAPQVGSIALNLNADAGIDLPPGLPVLADTLPGYFGPLAGVLTAMRHAAEVAPHAAHVLTVATDTPFFPDDLVGRLSSVPDLEGKIAAAWSAGEMHPLFALWPVAIADDLEAWIRTDAKLRVRAFIARHPSAAVDFPMIATKAGPLDPFFNINTPEQLREAEAWLQRLKDPKP from the coding sequence ATGGCCACCAAGGCGCCAGAAGCACCACCAAAACGCCCGCCCGCCGTCATTCTCGCCGGCGGACGATCTTCGCGCATGGGTCGACCAAAGGCCGGCCTCGTACTTCATGGCCGGACCATCCTCGACCATATCGTCGAACGGCTCGCGCCGCAGGTGGGAAGCATCGCGCTCAACCTCAATGCCGATGCCGGCATCGACCTGCCGCCCGGTCTTCCGGTGCTGGCCGACACGCTGCCCGGTTACTTCGGCCCCCTCGCTGGCGTCCTCACCGCCATGCGCCACGCTGCAGAAGTTGCGCCGCATGCGGCCCATGTTCTGACCGTGGCGACCGACACCCCATTCTTTCCCGACGACCTCGTTGGCCGGCTCTCCTCCGTGCCCGATCTGGAGGGGAAGATCGCCGCTGCCTGGTCCGCCGGGGAGATGCATCCGCTTTTCGCGCTCTGGCCGGTCGCGATCGCCGATGATCTCGAAGCCTGGATCCGAACCGACGCCAAGTTGCGCGTGCGCGCTTTCATTGCGCGCCACCCTTCGGCAGCGGTAGACTTCCCGATGATCGCGACAAAGGCGGGTCCGCTCGACCCCTTCTTCAATATCAACACGCCGGAACAACTTCGAGAGGCCGAAGCTTGGTTGCAACGCCTCAAGGATCCCAAACCATGA
- a CDS encoding ABC transporter substrate-binding protein, translating into MRISRRLAAAASAAVFVLMASTAMAEGEKVVIGTEGAYPPFNNLEADGSLTGFDIDIAKALCEEMKAECTFVTQDWDGIIPALIAKKFDAIVASMSITAERKEKVDFTNKYYNTPPAIVVPKDSPITEATEAALAGKTLGAQGSTTHSNYAEAHMKESELKLYPTADEYKLDIANGRIDAVIDDVVVLSEWLKTEDGACCKLLGTLPIDPVINGEGAGIAVRKGDDALREKLNKAIETIRANGKYQEINEKYFPFDVYGS; encoded by the coding sequence ATGCGTATTTCCAGACGGTTGGCAGCCGCCGCATCGGCTGCCGTTTTCGTGCTCATGGCCAGCACCGCCATGGCAGAAGGCGAAAAGGTCGTCATCGGCACGGAAGGCGCCTACCCGCCCTTCAACAATCTTGAAGCGGACGGCTCGTTGACAGGTTTCGACATCGACATCGCGAAGGCGCTTTGCGAGGAGATGAAGGCTGAATGCACCTTTGTGACCCAGGATTGGGACGGCATCATCCCGGCGCTCATCGCCAAGAAGTTCGACGCGATCGTGGCTTCCATGTCGATTACCGCCGAGCGCAAGGAAAAGGTCGACTTCACCAACAAGTACTACAACACGCCGCCGGCGATCGTCGTGCCGAAAGACTCGCCGATCACCGAAGCGACCGAAGCCGCACTTGCAGGAAAGACGCTCGGTGCACAGGGTTCCACCACCCACTCCAACTATGCCGAAGCGCACATGAAGGAGTCGGAACTGAAACTCTATCCGACCGCGGATGAATATAAGCTCGACATCGCCAACGGCCGTATCGATGCCGTCATCGACGACGTCGTCGTTCTTTCGGAGTGGCTGAAGACCGAGGATGGCGCTTGCTGCAAGCTGCTCGGCACGCTGCCGATCGACCCCGTCATCAATGGCGAAGGCGCCGGCATTGCCGTTCGCAAGGGCGACGACGCGCTGCGCGAAAAGCTCAACAAAGCAATCGAAACCATCCGTGCAAACGGCAAGTACCAGGAAATCAACGAAAAGTACTTCCCGTTCGACGTCTACGGCAGCTAA
- a CDS encoding DNA alkylation repair protein, which translates to MTLSPGSTAGEIIGRMQALGSKENVAGMARFGIVTQTALGLSNVELRRIARQVKVDHARAMELWQSDIREARLLAAFTASPNVLTLNEVREWADDCNSWELADTVADLFVAARFERTLIPEFAADEREFVRRIAFAMIATAAVHLKREPDSTLLAWLPLIEAHASDERNFVKKAVNWALRQIGKRSAACHGPAVALAEKLAVSDSRPARWIGKDAVRELQSDRVRARLGIQA; encoded by the coding sequence ATGACGCTTTCGCCCGGGTCCACGGCCGGCGAAATCATTGGACGCATGCAGGCGCTCGGCTCGAAGGAAAACGTGGCTGGCATGGCGCGCTTCGGCATTGTGACGCAAACCGCGCTTGGCCTCTCCAATGTCGAGTTGCGTCGCATTGCCCGGCAAGTGAAAGTCGACCACGCCCGGGCGATGGAGCTTTGGCAATCGGACATCCGCGAAGCGCGTCTCCTCGCTGCCTTCACGGCCTCCCCGAACGTGCTCACATTGAACGAAGTGCGGGAATGGGCGGATGACTGCAACTCCTGGGAGCTTGCCGATACGGTCGCAGACCTGTTTGTCGCCGCCCGCTTCGAGCGGACGCTAATTCCAGAATTCGCCGCCGATGAACGGGAATTCGTTCGCCGCATCGCTTTTGCGATGATCGCGACGGCGGCCGTCCACCTGAAGAGGGAGCCGGATTCGACGCTCCTTGCGTGGCTGCCGTTGATCGAGGCGCATGCTAGCGACGAACGCAATTTCGTGAAGAAGGCGGTCAATTGGGCGCTGCGGCAGATCGGCAAACGCAGCGCTGCCTGCCACGGGCCGGCGGTCGCATTGGCGGAAAAGCTCGCCGTCAGCGACAGTCGCCCAGCAAGGTGGATAGGGAAGGACGCAGTGCGCGAACTTCAAAGCGATCGCGTGCGTGCACGGCTCGGCATTCAAGCCTAA
- a CDS encoding Lrp/AsnC family transcriptional regulator, translating to MDRLDRKILRLLQEDSTLAVADLAKKVGLSTTPCWRRIQKMEEDGVIRRRVALLDPVKINTKVTVFVSIRTNSHSMEWLRRFSEVVADFPEVVEFYRMSGDVDYLLRVVVPDIAAYDAFYKRLIAKIEIRDVSSAFAMEQIKYTTELPLDYMVIDQKASDE from the coding sequence ATGGATCGTCTAGACCGCAAGATCCTGCGCCTTTTGCAGGAAGACTCGACTCTGGCCGTCGCTGACCTCGCCAAGAAGGTCGGTCTTTCGACCACGCCTTGCTGGCGGCGTATCCAGAAAATGGAAGAGGACGGCGTGATCCGCCGCCGGGTGGCGTTGCTCGATCCGGTGAAGATCAACACCAAGGTGACGGTTTTCGTTTCAATCCGCACCAATTCGCACTCCATGGAGTGGCTGCGCCGCTTCTCCGAAGTGGTCGCCGACTTTCCGGAAGTCGTTGAATTCTACCGCATGAGCGGTGACGTGGATTACCTGCTTCGGGTGGTCGTACCTGACATCGCCGCCTATGACGCGTTCTACAAGCGGTTGATCGCCAAGATCGAGATCCGCGACGTGTCCTCGGCCTTCGCCATGGAGCAGATCAAGTACACGACTGAGTTGCCGCTCGATTACATGGTGATCGACCAGAAGGCGAGCGACGAATAG
- the mobB gene encoding molybdopterin-guanine dinucleotide biosynthesis protein B, translating into MTEPRIFGIAGWKNSGKTGLMVRLVSEMTRRGYVVSTIKHAHHDFDIDKVGADSYRHREAGAHEVTIVSSTRFAIMHELRGAPEPSFEEILARLAPCDLVLIEGYKREPIPKIEARRRDSANREPLAPSDPHIVAIAADHPVTETDLSVFDLDDTAAIADFVEKVTGLRG; encoded by the coding sequence ATGACCGAACCCAGGATATTCGGCATTGCCGGCTGGAAGAACTCGGGCAAGACCGGCCTTATGGTCCGTCTCGTCAGTGAAATGACACGGCGCGGCTATGTCGTCTCGACGATCAAGCATGCCCACCACGACTTCGATATCGACAAGGTCGGCGCCGACAGCTACCGGCACCGGGAGGCCGGCGCGCATGAGGTCACGATCGTCTCCTCGACACGCTTCGCAATCATGCACGAACTGCGCGGCGCGCCGGAACCGTCCTTCGAGGAAATTCTGGCGCGGCTCGCTCCCTGTGATCTCGTGCTCATCGAAGGTTACAAGCGCGAGCCGATCCCGAAGATCGAAGCGCGGCGGAGGGATTCGGCCAACCGCGAGCCGCTGGCGCCGAGCGACCCGCACATCGTTGCCATTGCCGCCGATCATCCAGTGACCGAAACCGACCTTTCCGTGTTCGACCTCGATGACACGGCCGCGATCGCCGATTTCGTGGAAAAGGTTACCGGGCTGCGCGGCTGA
- a CDS encoding NAD(P)-dependent oxidoreductase: MAKVAFIGLGVMGYPMAGHLKVRGGHELTVYNRTAEKAQKWATEFGGRTAATPAEAADGQDFVFTCVGNDDDLRAVTIGKDGAFETIEPGAVFIDNTTASAEVARELYTAARAKNAHFIDAPVSGGQAGAENGVLTVMCGGDEDVFDRAKPVIDAYARMVGLMGPAGAGQLTKMINQICIAGLVQGLAEGIHFGKKAGLDIEKVIDVISKGAAGSWQMENRHKTMNAGKYDFGFAVDWMRKDLDIVLAEARRNGAKLPVTALVDQFYADIQALGGNRWDTSSLLARLEK; the protein is encoded by the coding sequence ATGGCCAAAGTCGCATTCATCGGTCTCGGCGTCATGGGTTATCCCATGGCCGGCCACCTCAAGGTTCGCGGCGGACACGAACTGACCGTCTATAACCGCACCGCAGAGAAGGCGCAAAAATGGGCGACCGAGTTCGGTGGCCGCACGGCCGCGACGCCGGCGGAGGCAGCGGACGGCCAGGATTTCGTCTTCACCTGCGTCGGCAACGACGACGACCTTCGGGCCGTGACAATCGGCAAGGATGGCGCCTTCGAAACTATCGAGCCGGGCGCAGTGTTCATCGACAATACGACGGCCTCAGCCGAGGTCGCCCGTGAACTCTACACCGCGGCCCGCGCGAAGAACGCGCATTTCATCGACGCGCCGGTTTCCGGCGGACAGGCTGGCGCCGAAAATGGTGTGCTGACCGTGATGTGCGGCGGTGATGAAGACGTCTTCGACAGAGCCAAGCCGGTGATAGACGCCTATGCCCGCATGGTCGGTCTCATGGGCCCCGCTGGCGCAGGCCAACTCACCAAGATGATCAACCAGATCTGCATTGCCGGCCTCGTGCAGGGGCTCGCCGAAGGTATTCATTTTGGCAAGAAGGCAGGCCTCGACATCGAGAAAGTCATCGACGTCATATCGAAGGGTGCTGCCGGATCCTGGCAGATGGAGAACCGCCACAAGACGATGAATGCGGGCAAATACGATTTCGGCTTTGCCGTCGACTGGATGCGCAAGGATCTAGACATCGTGCTGGCCGAAGCGCGTCGCAACGGCGCGAAGCTCCCTGTCACTGCTCTGGTCGATCAGTTCTACGCCGATATTCAGGCGCTCGGTGGCAATCGCTGGGATACCTCGTCGCTGCTCGCTCGGCTCGAAAAATGA
- a CDS encoding methyltransferase domain-containing protein has product MTQQSKKIDEEALAEAYNRALSLEKSGNLEAAATAYAEVLALDPEDHGGAAVRLASIGRGETPLKAPDAYVATLFDQHADVFENVLVDQLNYCVPLLVRQRLQALGLGPFQRVLDLGCGTGLTGGALRDMAEDISGIDLSENMVEIAHEKDVYDTLYVAEAVDFLDDNDEAPFDLIVATDVLPYMGALEALFFGAVDNLVPGGLLIFSSETLPAETLAGRDYMVGPHQRFAHSEAYLRDRLTATGFEIIEIGDITVRMEGGEPIAGQLVVARFKP; this is encoded by the coding sequence ATGACGCAGCAGAGCAAGAAGATCGACGAGGAAGCATTGGCGGAAGCATACAACCGCGCGCTTTCGTTGGAGAAGTCCGGCAATCTCGAGGCAGCCGCAACGGCTTACGCGGAAGTCCTGGCGCTCGACCCGGAGGATCACGGCGGCGCCGCCGTTCGCCTCGCCTCGATCGGTCGCGGCGAAACGCCGTTGAAAGCGCCTGACGCCTATGTCGCGACGCTCTTCGACCAACATGCCGATGTTTTCGAGAATGTCCTCGTCGACCAGCTCAATTATTGTGTGCCGCTGCTGGTTCGCCAGCGCCTGCAGGCACTGGGGCTCGGCCCCTTCCAGCGCGTTCTCGATCTCGGCTGCGGCACGGGTCTCACCGGCGGCGCGCTGCGCGACATGGCAGAGGACATCAGCGGCATCGACCTGTCCGAAAACATGGTCGAGATCGCCCACGAGAAGGATGTCTACGACACGCTCTACGTCGCCGAAGCGGTCGATTTCCTGGACGACAACGACGAAGCCCCTTTCGACCTGATCGTCGCGACCGACGTGCTGCCCTATATGGGTGCGCTCGAAGCCCTCTTCTTCGGCGCCGTGGACAATCTCGTTCCGGGAGGACTGCTGATCTTCTCCAGCGAAACCCTGCCGGCGGAAACCTTGGCCGGCCGCGACTACATGGTCGGCCCGCATCAGCGCTTTGCCCATTCGGAAGCCTACTTGCGCGATCGCCTCACGGCGACCGGTTTCGAGATCATCGAGATCGGCGATATCACGGTGCGCATGGAAGGAGGCGAGCCGATCGCCGGACAGTTGGTGGTCGCGCGTTTCAAGCCCTGA